Part of the Undibacter mobilis genome is shown below.
GCGGCAATGCCGAGGCGGGTCGCGTCCTTGAGCAGCATATTGGCCCGATGCGGTGGCGAATCGCGCCAGCCGGAAAATGCCTCGGCCAACGTGTGGTAGCCAGCGCCAATATTCTCGGCTGCGGTTTTGGCATTGTAGCCCGCCGCCTTGAGCCGCACATTGAACGGCTTGCCGGCTGCATGATCGAGCTTGTCGCGCTGCGCCATCACCTCCGCCTGACCCTGCGCCATTCGCGTGAGTTCCGGATCAAGCGTCACCGCCGGCAGGCCGTTATTGGCGCGATAGCCGGAAATCATCGACGCCGCCGCAGCGTCGTCGAGCTTGGCACCCGGTTGCGCAAGGCTGCGATAGAAGCTGGGTTCCTCCTTGGGAACGTAATTGTCGCCGGCACAGCCGGTCAGCGCCAACAAGACAAAAATAGGCGCACACAGGCGGACAGCGGCCATTGAGGCACTCCAAGTCGGTTCGGATTCGCCACGGAAACTGGCGGGCGACCATGGCCGAACGGTGGTGAAGAACTGGTGTCTCCCTGACTTTGGCGACAGACACGGCCATGCCTGGCGGACGCCGCGATTAACCATTGGTTAACCTCCTAACTCACCAAATTAACAACAAAAAAACCGCGTGCACCTATCGTCGTGGGAAAACCGGGGACGAAGCATGGTCGCGACCGCTACTGCGCCGACTTTGATGCGACATGCCGTGATAGTCGGCACGGCCGGCATCGCAGCCTTTGCCGGCAGCTTCCTCGTGCTCGACGGTTTTCTGGCAGCCACTGGCTCGGCCATCATCATGGCGACCATCAGCGCAGCCACCGCGGCGGCCGTCGCCCTATTCGGGCTCGCCGTCCACATCCGCACGCAAAATAACAAGATGGCAATGGCACTGCGCGGAATGTCGCTGGGTCTTTGTGTCTTCGACGGCCGCGAACGTCTTGTTTATTGCAACAAGCGTTACGCCGACCTCTACCACCTGCCGGACAAGCTATGCCGCCGCGGCACCACATTGAGCGAAATTCTCGCCTTCCGAGCGGCCAATGGAACGTTTCTGCGCGATCCGACCGAGTTCCGCCACCAGCTTATTGCCGACATGCGCCAGCTCAAAGCGGTCAACAACGAAGTTGAAACGCCTGACGGACGACTCCTATCGATCCGCAACCAGGGGCTTCCGGGCGGAGGTTGGGTCGGCAGCCACGAAGACATTACACAGCGCCGTGAGGCCGAACGGGAGCGCGAGAACCTGCAGGCGCAGGCGAATCGCCGAGCCGCCATTGAGCTGGCGATCACGACGTTCCGGTCGCGCATCGATGAGCAACTCCGCGCGGCGAGCGAAGGCGCGCGCACCATGCGCGCTACCGCGGCTGCACTGTTCGCCAATTCGGGCCGTACGTCCAGCGGCGCCAATACGGCCGTGTCGGCCGCTCATGAAGCGTCGACCAATGTCGAAACTGCGTCCGTCGCGTCGGACCAGTTGGCGTCGTCGATCGTTGAAATCGCGCGACAGCTGACGGTGACGACCGACATCGTGCGCGGGGCGGTCGATGAAACGCGCGGCGCCAATGCGCAAATCGGCGGCCTCGCCGAGGCCGCGCAAAAGATCGGCGACGTGGTCAAGCTGATCCGCGCCATTGCCGAACAGACAAATCTGCTGGCGCTGAACGCGACGATTGAAGCCGCACGTGCCGGCGAAGCCGGCAAGGGCTTCGCTGTGGTGGCATCGGAGGTCAAATCGCTGGCGGTGCAGACCGCACAGGCGACCGAAGACATCACGACACTGATCGGCGCTGTGCAGAAAGCGACGGTTGGCGCCGTCGGCGCCATCGGCCGCATCGCCACCCGTATGCAGGAGATCGACAGTTGCGCGACCATCGTTGCGGCGGCGGTCGAGGAACAGAGCGCAGCGACTTCCGAAATATCTCAAAACGTCGCCGGCGCGGCGAGCGGGGCAAGGTCGATCGGCACGACGCTCGACGACGTGGTCGGCGCCGCCACGAGAACCTCGGCGGCCGCGGAAAGCGTACTAGCCGCTGCCGAGGCGGTCGAAGCGGCGGCAAGTGAACTGCGCGACGAAGTCGCCGGCTTCCTGCGGCGCGTTGCCGCCTGACACGCCTGAAAAGCACGAGTGAAAAGGCCGGGCAATTTGCCCGGCCTTTCTTGTTCTTTGATGCGCGGGGATCAGCGGACCGGCGTACCCGGCCGCGACATTACCGGCGGGTTGATTGGAGCCGGCGCGCCATTAGAGGCCGGTGCGCCAGTTGAAACCGGCGTCGACCCGGCGGCATTCGCGACCGTCGCCGGATTACCCGGCCAGACCACAACGCGGGTGCCGACCTGAACGCGGCTGAACAGGTCTTCGATGTCCTCGTTGAGAAGGCGGATACAGCCTGACGAGACGGTCTGGCCGATGGTCGAGGGCTGGTTGGTGCCGTGGATTCGGTACAGCGTATTGCCGAGATAGAGGGCGCGGGCGCCGAGCGGATTGCCCGGGCCACCGGCCATCATGCGCGGGAGATAAGGCTGGCGTTCGATCATTTCCGACGGAGGGAACCAATCCGGCCATTCCCGCATGCGGCTGATCCGTTCGGTGCCGTTCCAGGTGAAGCCTTCGCGGCCGACGCCGATGCCATAGCGCATCGCTTTGCCGCCACCGAGCACGAGATAGAGGTAAGTGTTCGGCGTATCGACAATAATGGTGCCGGCCGGTTCCTTGGTCTGGAAATCGACGAGCTGCTTTTTCAGATTCGCCGGCAGTTCCTTGGGCTGGCCCTGCTCTGGCTGATCCTCCGGCGGCAATGTCATCACCGTGTTGGGAGCCAGCGGCGCCGGTGCAGCCGAGGGGCCGCCAAGACCGGCCGGCGGCCGCTCAATCGCAGGCTGCACGGAAGTCTGGGTCCGCGGCGGCTCGTTGCCGAACTGGTGACCAATCGGCCCCTGCGGCAGAGGCATCGGCTGGCCGTTGTTCGGCTGGCTGTAACCGGACGGCGCACTGTTCGCTGGGCCGAGGGCCTGCGGCACGACGCCATTCGGTTGAGCCAGGCCCGGCGGCGGCAGGCTTTCCGCCTCGATACGGCTCTGGCCGATCTGCGACTGCTGCACCTGAGCCTGTCGGATATCCTCTTCCTGACCCTGGTCATCACGGAACAGACCGAACAGCCCGGGAAACCGGCCGCTCTGGGTCCCGGATGACGACTGGGCCTGCGCCGCCGGAGCAGCCAGAA
Proteins encoded:
- a CDS encoding CAP domain-containing protein; amino-acid sequence: MAAVRLCAPIFVLLALTGCAGDNYVPKEEPSFYRSLAQPGAKLDDAAAASMISGYRANNGLPAVTLDPELTRMAQGQAEVMAQRDKLDHAAGKPFNVRLKAAGYNAKTAAENIGAGYHTLAEAFSGWRDSPPHRANMLLKDATRLGIAAVYTPKSKYKVYWAMVIAQPDDRKN
- a CDS encoding PAS-domain containing protein, with amino-acid sequence MVATATAPTLMRHAVIVGTAGIAAFAGSFLVLDGFLAATGSAIIMATISAATAAAVALFGLAVHIRTQNNKMAMALRGMSLGLCVFDGRERLVYCNKRYADLYHLPDKLCRRGTTLSEILAFRAANGTFLRDPTEFRHQLIADMRQLKAVNNEVETPDGRLLSIRNQGLPGGGWVGSHEDITQRREAERERENLQAQANRRAAIELAITTFRSRIDEQLRAASEGARTMRATAAALFANSGRTSSGANTAVSAAHEASTNVETASVASDQLASSIVEIARQLTVTTDIVRGAVDETRGANAQIGGLAEAAQKIGDVVKLIRAIAEQTNLLALNATIEAARAGEAGKGFAVVASEVKSLAVQTAQATEDITTLIGAVQKATVGAVGAIGRIATRMQEIDSCATIVAAAVEEQSAATSEISQNVAGAASGARSIGTTLDDVVGAATRTSAAAESVLAAAEAVEAAASELRDEVAGFLRRVAA
- a CDS encoding L,D-transpeptidase, with the translated sequence MKRPLGSLLLSLPVALVLAAPAAQAQSSSGTQSGRFPGLFGLFRDDQGQEEDIRQAQVQQSQIGQSRIEAESLPPPGLAQPNGVVPQALGPANSAPSGYSQPNNGQPMPLPQGPIGHQFGNEPPRTQTSVQPAIERPPAGLGGPSAAPAPLAPNTVMTLPPEDQPEQGQPKELPANLKKQLVDFQTKEPAGTIIVDTPNTYLYLVLGGGKAMRYGIGVGREGFTWNGTERISRMREWPDWFPPSEMIERQPYLPRMMAGGPGNPLGARALYLGNTLYRIHGTNQPSTIGQTVSSGCIRLLNEDIEDLFSRVQVGTRVVVWPGNPATVANAAGSTPVSTGAPASNGAPAPINPPVMSRPGTPVR